Sequence from the Maribellus comscasis genome:
CCTGCGGTTTGCGGGCGCGTTTGTCCACAGGAAATCCAATGCGAGGCCGCTTGTTTTTACCAGACTAAATTAAAAAAACCGCCCATTGCCATTGGCCACCTTGAGCGTTTTGCGGCTGACCGTGCACGGAATTCAGGAAAAGCATTCATACCCGAAATAGCTGTAAAAAGGGACGGGAAAGTGGCCATTATTGGTTCCGGGCCATCGGGGCTGGCTGCTGCCGGTGAGCTGGCAAAGCTGGGTTACCAGGTTACCGTTTTCGAGGCGCTCCATGAACTTGGCGGGGTATTAAAATACGGGATACCCGAATTCAGGCTGCCCAATGAAATAGTTGATTTTGAAATTGACAACCTCAAAAAACTGGGGGTGAACTTCGAGAAAAATTTTATTGTGGGAAAAACAGCCGATTTCAAAGACCTGCGAGAAGAAGGATACTCCGCTTTTTTTGTTGGCAGTGGTGCGGGACTCCCCATGTTTATGAATATCCCCGGGGAGAATTACATCGGTGTTTTATCTGCCAACGAATACCTGACACGTGTAAATTTAATGGGGGCAACAAAAGTTGATTTTGATACCCCTGTTCTGAAAGGAAAAAACGTGGCGGTTATTGGCGGTGGAAACACGGCAATGGATTCGGTTAGGACCGCTAAACGACTTGGGGCCGAAAAAGCCATGATTGTTTACAGGAGGTCGCTGGAAGAAATGCCCGCCAGAAATGAAGAAATTCAACATGCAAAAGAGGAAGGCATTGAATTCCTGGTGCTCAACAACCCGTTAGAATACCTTGCCGATAAAAACAGCAGGGTAAATAAAATGAAGCTTCAGAAGATGCAACTGGGCGAACCCGACCAATCAGGAAGGCGCAGGCCTGTCCCGGTGGAAGGTTCAGAATATTTTCTGGAAGTTGATTTAGTGATTGTGAGTATTGGCGTTTCCCCTAACCCGCTTATTCCGATGAGCCTGCCACAATTGGAAACATCTAAATGGAAAACTATTACTGTGAGCCCCGATACCATGCAATCCAGTGTTCCCGGCTTGTTTGCCGGTGGAGATATTGTACGTGGCGGCGCTACCGTGATTCTGGCAATGGGTGATGGCCGAAAAGCCGCCCAAAATATCCACAATTACCTACAAAACATTATGAAGTCAAAAACAACAGCGAGCAAACAGGATAACAATCAAAATAAAAAATAAGGTATGGCAGATTTATCAACAAACTATCTTGGGATGAACCTCAAAAGTCCGCTTATCGTGGGCAGTTGTGGCTTAACTACCTCACTTGAAAATGTAAAACTGATGGAAAAGAACGGCGCCGGAGCCATCGTTTTAAAATCCGTTTTCGAGGAGGAAATTTTGCTTTCCCTTCACAAAAAAGCCCGGGATGCATCAAAAGACAAACTCCTGTATTACGAGTATTCCGAAACTTACGATTATTTGGATATCCATACCCGCAATGAGGAGCTTGAAAATTACCTCCAGTTTATCAGGGAAATAAAAAAAGAAGTTTTGATGCCGGTTATTGCCAGCATTAACTGTGTAACAGATACCGAGTGGACCGACTTTGCGATGAAAATTCAGGAAGCCGGGGCCGATGCGTTGGAGTTGAACCTGTTTTTCAATCCTACCGGGTTTAAAATAATGGATGTAGAAAAAAAGTCCGTCCAAATTGTGAAGAAAATTTTGAAAACAGTTTCAATTCCTGTATCGGTAAAACTCAGCAGCAATTATACCAACCTGGGGCATACCATTCAGGAGATTAGCGAAAAGGGTGTACAGGGCATTGTCTTGTTCAATCGATTTTTTTCAGTTGATTTTGACCTCGACAAACTGAGCGTCATATCTTCCGACATATACAGTTCGCCCGGTGATTTTACGAAACCATTGCGTTGGATTGCCCTTATTACGGACAAAATTGGGTGCAATATTGCAGCATCTGGAGGGGTTCATTCCGGCAAAACAGCTTTGAAACAAATCCTTGCCGGGGCAGATGCTGTTCAGGTAGTTTCGATATTATATAAAAATGGCATTGACCATTTAAGCGTTTTACTAAACGAAATGGACAAATGGATAGAAAAAAAGGGATTTAATTCGGTTAGCCAAATAAAAGGGATGATGAGCAACAAGAATGTCAAAAATCCTGAAGTTTTTGAACGAATGCAGTTTATGAGATATTATGGAAAATTGTTTGATTGATAAAAATTATTTTTATGAAAAAAAGTAAATTAAAAAAAGGTAGAAATTCAGGGTTAAAGATTGTTTCTTTTTTGGCCATAACATTTTTCATGTCATCGTGCATGACCATGGGGATTGGGCATTTATCCCCAACCCAGTATCAATACCAAAATCACCCAAACGAAATCAGTTATGCGGATCCGGTATGCGGTAACCTAATTGAACAGGTTTCAGAAGACCTTTCTTATGAATATGGTGGTACTACCTATTATTTCCACTCATCAGATTGTTTAAACGAGTTTATGCAAGCCCCGGAAAACTATATCGCCAATAATAATATAAACAATCACCGAAATAATTATGGGATGATGTGGGGGCTGGGAGCTGCAGCAATGGTTGGAATGATGTTATTAATGATTTTATAAACATTTTAAAAATTTAACAAGATGAAACCAAAAGTATTAAGTTTAGTAGTAATGTTCGCTCTGGGGACATTCACGGCGTTCGCCGGCGAAAAAACAGAAAAAATTGAAGTAAACGGTAACTGCGGTATGTGTGAAAAACGTATCGAAAAAGCTGCAAAATCGGTCGAAGGTGTTTCAAAAGCCGACTGGGACCAGGAAACCAAAAACCTGGAAGTAACCTACGACGACCAAAAAACAAGTACCCAACAAATTCAGACCTCAATTGCCATGGTAGGGCACGACACAGAATTGTTCAGCGCTAACGATAAAAAATATGCTGAATTGCCCGACTGCTGCCAATATCAGCGCAATGAGAACAGAAATAAAATGAACCATGAAATGAAAATTGAACCCAATCAACAAAGTAATTCAAAACCAGGTTCGTGCTGCGGAGAAACAACTTGCGATAAATAATACCATTTAAAATATGAAATTTAAAGAACTATGAGAAAGAAACAACCTGGATTGAACTTTTAAAAGCCGATATCGAATCCATTCCGGTTGTAGAAACCGATTTTATTGAATTGGTCCTTCCAACAATCGACCAAAACAAAGTTTTGCTTTCGGAGTATGGTTTGTAATGAAAAGCACCTAAGCCGAAATAATATTTTTTGAACCCGATGCTTTATAGTAATTTTTTTATATGTTTGTTTTCTATCCACATAAAAAGCGTAAACAAAAATTTAAAAATGAATAAAACGCTGTCCATAAAAAACATTACTAACAGTTGTTGTTGCTGCCTGTTTTTAAAACATGTGGAAGGTGGTAACCATATATCTGTGTAATAAAAATCTTTATATTAAAAAATGGGGCCTTTCACGATTCGTGAAGGGCTTTTTTTATTCAAAAAAATCAAAAAATTATGAACAACACAGTATTGGATTTAATCGGGAATACCCCGATGGTTAGAGTAAATCAGATGGATACAGGCGTTTGCAACCTGTATTTAAAACTCGAAAGCGCCAACCCGGGCGGTTCAATCAAAGACCGGATCGGGCTTTCCATGATAACGGAAGCTGAAAAATCAGGT
This genomic interval carries:
- the gltA gene encoding NADPH-dependent glutamate synthase produces the protein MAENDLGTYSGRNEEWRLDLRKKLKTKERIAINRVKMPEADPLSRIKSYVEVNSGLTEEQAVTEAQRCLDCVNPTCIEGCPVSINIPGFIKSIEAQDYDNAIRVLKDTNALPAVCGRVCPQEIQCEAACFYQTKLKKPPIAIGHLERFAADRARNSGKAFIPEIAVKRDGKVAIIGSGPSGLAAAGELAKLGYQVTVFEALHELGGVLKYGIPEFRLPNEIVDFEIDNLKKLGVNFEKNFIVGKTADFKDLREEGYSAFFVGSGAGLPMFMNIPGENYIGVLSANEYLTRVNLMGATKVDFDTPVLKGKNVAVIGGGNTAMDSVRTAKRLGAEKAMIVYRRSLEEMPARNEEIQHAKEEGIEFLVLNNPLEYLADKNSRVNKMKLQKMQLGEPDQSGRRRPVPVEGSEYFLEVDLVIVSIGVSPNPLIPMSLPQLETSKWKTITVSPDTMQSSVPGLFAGGDIVRGGATVILAMGDGRKAAQNIHNYLQNIMKSKTTASKQDNNQNKK
- a CDS encoding dihydroorotate dehydrogenase-like protein gives rise to the protein MADLSTNYLGMNLKSPLIVGSCGLTTSLENVKLMEKNGAGAIVLKSVFEEEILLSLHKKARDASKDKLLYYEYSETYDYLDIHTRNEELENYLQFIREIKKEVLMPVIASINCVTDTEWTDFAMKIQEAGADALELNLFFNPTGFKIMDVEKKSVQIVKKILKTVSIPVSVKLSSNYTNLGHTIQEISEKGVQGIVLFNRFFSVDFDLDKLSVISSDIYSSPGDFTKPLRWIALITDKIGCNIAASGGVHSGKTALKQILAGADAVQVVSILYKNGIDHLSVLLNEMDKWIEKKGFNSVSQIKGMMSNKNVKNPEVFERMQFMRYYGKLFD
- a CDS encoding YHS domain-containing protein, which encodes MKKSKLKKGRNSGLKIVSFLAITFFMSSCMTMGIGHLSPTQYQYQNHPNEISYADPVCGNLIEQVSEDLSYEYGGTTYYFHSSDCLNEFMQAPENYIANNNINNHRNNYGMMWGLGAAAMVGMMLLMIL
- a CDS encoding heavy-metal-associated domain-containing protein, whose amino-acid sequence is MKPKVLSLVVMFALGTFTAFAGEKTEKIEVNGNCGMCEKRIEKAAKSVEGVSKADWDQETKNLEVTYDDQKTSTQQIQTSIAMVGHDTELFSANDKKYAELPDCCQYQRNENRNKMNHEMKIEPNQQSNSKPGSCCGETTCDK